CTACAATGTACAGAAAATGTGACTGCAGTCAGAAGCAATTGTTTATTGGGGTGCTTTTGAGTGTCAGAAAAAAGGGTGGTAAATGACAGTCAGTTTCTGATGTAATAGTCCACCATTACGCTTCCCtcatttcttcttctcctcatcCTTTTTTCCATCGGGCTTGTTGCCCGTCTGGGAGGCCAGAGAGCCCATGGCATTGCGGATGGCTTCGTTGTTTGGGTCCACGCCGGGAAGATTCTCCAGGACACTCTGCAGGAACTCTGGGTCTTGCATCACGTCATAATCATCTTCCTCCTGTCAGGTAACGGAGACAATGATTTATGAGGAGGAGCATGAAAGGCACACAggacataaacaacataacctTACTTGCCTTGACAGATTCTGTAGCATCCATTGGTACTGTTGTGTCCATTTCACTATATTCTGTTCACAAGTAAGACATTTTTAAGACTTTAAACAGCAGGGTTGGTGAACTGTGTGTGCTTTCTGCCACAAGTGCAGCTCACCTCCTCCAGCGAGAGACATCTGCATGGCGTAGGCTATCTGCTCCTCCTCGGTCATGCTGCTGAAGTCGGGAAGCACGGCTGCCCCCGTCTCGGGCTGAGGCACAGACATCTTTAGTAAAGCGTCCTCTGATtctgcagaaaaacaacaataatcatTCCATTGCTGTTACATGAATGAGTGTCTCACTGTTCTCCACAGGGTGATCAAGTACCATCTGCACTGGCTGCGGGCATGCCAGCTTCAGCCACTGAAGCTGCAGCGGCTCTGCGGGCCTCCTCTTCCTGCCTCTGTCGCTGCTCCTCCATGGAAACACGCAACGCCTACGGAAGACATGGTAGGGGAATACAACAACATCGTGAATCAGCTCCTAAGATGTTAACTGCACTGTCTCGACACTTACCAGGGCCAGTTCTGGGTCAGCACTGGGGTCCACACCAAACTCAAAGTCACTGGCGCCCAGACCCATCATGGAGCCTCCCTCTCCGGCCAGGATGGGGGAGGACAGCAGAGCGTCCGCCAGGCTGGGCCCGGGCGGCACCGTGACCAGGTGGGAGCCCGTCCCCTCTTTGCCATTTAAGGTGTTGATGAAGGCAGTCAGCTTCTCTGTGTTCACCTCCTGGATGCACCATACAATTGTATATTATCTAACGTCAATAGGTTATGGTATTATTACAATACAATCAacaatttatatttaattatttgtgaaaaatatctTAAAACGTATGTCAAATGCTGAAGAAATGAATTTGCCTGGTACTATGCTGTTGGGTAAATAATACAATTGTAATTAtacaaatacatcaaattatataatgtatt
The DNA window shown above is from Dunckerocampus dactyliophorus isolate RoL2022-P2 chromosome 20, RoL_Ddac_1.1, whole genome shotgun sequence and carries:
- the psmd4a gene encoding 26S proteasome non-ATPase regulatory subunit 4a — protein: MGLESTMVCVDNSEYMRNGDFLPTRLQAQQDAVNIVCHSKTRSNPENNVGLITMANNCEVLTTLTPDTGRILSKLHAVQPRGNISFCTGIRVAHLALKHRQGKNHKMRIIAFVGSPVEDNEKELVKLAKRLKKEKVNVDIINFGEEEVNTEKLTAFINTLNGKEGTGSHLVTVPPGPSLADALLSSPILAGEGGSMMGLGASDFEFGVDPSADPELALALRVSMEEQRQRQEEEARRAAAASVAEAGMPAASADESEDALLKMSVPQPETGAAVLPDFSSMTEEEQIAYAMQMSLAGGEYSEMDTTVPMDATESVKEEDDYDVMQDPEFLQSVLENLPGVDPNNEAIRNAMGSLASQTGNKPDGKKDEEKKK